A genomic window from Candidatus Andeanibacterium colombiense includes:
- a CDS encoding alpha/beta hydrolase, with protein sequence MASEEFQKLAAYMAANPMPELGNAEMREQMDAFGRRAKLPAGMIAETPSDTPVPARLLTPANAEPGLILFAHGGGFTLGSIASHAHVAAWLGEAARCAVLIFDYRLAPEHPFPAALHDYRAVYRCALDQGTASSSIAFAGDSAGANLSLSVVVNGDLPLPGAVAMLSPSLDLAAYLALDPAQISDKSVDAAGIAGGFRDYIGSANAADPRVSPNRGGVSGLPPLFVQLAKHEVFAPEALAFAERVKAEGGAAEIDVWEEMVHDWHWYAPRLPEAREALERAGAFIRRHLA encoded by the coding sequence ATGGCGAGCGAAGAATTTCAGAAACTGGCGGCCTATATGGCGGCCAATCCGATGCCCGAGCTCGGCAATGCCGAGATGCGCGAGCAGATGGACGCGTTCGGCCGGCGTGCAAAACTTCCCGCAGGCATGATCGCCGAGACGCCATCCGATACGCCGGTGCCGGCCCGCCTTCTGACACCTGCGAATGCGGAACCGGGACTGATTCTGTTCGCCCATGGCGGCGGGTTTACCCTGGGGTCGATCGCATCCCACGCGCACGTTGCCGCCTGGCTCGGCGAGGCCGCGCGATGCGCGGTGCTGATTTTTGATTATCGGCTGGCGCCGGAACATCCGTTTCCCGCGGCCCTGCACGACTATCGTGCAGTCTATCGGTGCGCGCTCGACCAGGGGACAGCATCTTCCAGCATCGCCTTTGCCGGCGATTCCGCCGGTGCCAACCTCAGTCTGTCGGTGGTGGTGAACGGCGATCTTCCCCTTCCGGGTGCGGTGGCGATGCTGTCGCCTTCGCTGGATCTCGCGGCCTACCTTGCACTCGATCCAGCGCAAATCTCGGACAAGAGCGTCGATGCGGCCGGCATTGCCGGGGGGTTCCGCGATTATATCGGAAGCGCCAACGCGGCCGATCCGCGGGTGTCACCAAACCGCGGCGGCGTCTCGGGTCTGCCACCCTTGTTCGTCCAGCTTGCGAAGCACGAGGTGTTCGCGCCCGAAGCGCTCGCCTTTGCCGAGCGGGTGAAGGCAGAGGGCGGGGCGGCCGAGATCGATGTGTGGGAGGAAATGGTTCACGATTGGCATTGGTATGCCCCGCGCCTTCCTGAAGCCCGCGAGGCTCTCGAACGGGCAGGGGCGTTCATCCGCCGGCATCTGGCCTGA
- a CDS encoding feruloyl-CoA synthase, whose protein sequence is MSDTTVSLGARDVLVETRPNGEIVLRNPDPLGPYPARFTERLERWAAEAPDRVFLGERAGSGWRTVTFAEALRTVEAIGQALVNRGLDSGTPLMILAANSIDHALVALACMHVGVPSAPISLGYATLSTDFERLAYAVGKVGPAAVFTNDAGQFATALTAVLPPDMEIIATSGTIPGRTVTPLAELKATVAGPGMAAARDAVTADTPARLIFTSGSSSLPKAVINTHGMLASNQQMHAQVWRFMEETPPVMADWAPWNHTAGANVALGAAVYFGGSLYIDDGRATPKEIRRSVENAAEIRPTVYFGVPLVYQLIAPILRADPALREGFFGRLQMLFYAGGMIADGVWDDLRSMMVETRGDHVYTCGGYGATEMSPSVLLSSWDAGRPGIVGLPVPGITLKLTPIGEKLEARVKGPSVTPGYWRSEEATTKAYDEERWYCTGDAVRFVDPDHPLEGMLYDGRLSENFKLSTGTWVAVANLRTQAVKYFEPLVGDAVVVGQGESEIGLVLFPILEAGRRIAGCEEAESLPELLAMPSFQDEIQRRLEALSMTGSSATTRVTRAVLVAEPPSGVEITDKNTLSFNAVMNRREADIRALYSGETGDRFVYSQAASVLSRTN, encoded by the coding sequence ATGTCCGATACTACCGTCAGTCTCGGCGCCAGGGACGTGCTTGTCGAAACGCGCCCGAACGGTGAAATCGTCTTGCGGAATCCCGACCCGCTCGGGCCCTATCCGGCGCGCTTTACCGAACGACTGGAGCGATGGGCTGCCGAAGCGCCGGATCGCGTGTTCCTCGGCGAACGCGCGGGATCGGGCTGGCGGACCGTAACCTTCGCGGAAGCTTTGCGTACGGTCGAAGCGATCGGGCAGGCACTCGTGAACCGCGGGCTGGACAGCGGAACGCCGTTGATGATCCTCGCCGCCAACTCGATCGATCATGCGCTCGTCGCGCTTGCCTGCATGCATGTCGGCGTCCCTTCCGCGCCGATTTCGCTCGGCTATGCGACGCTCTCGACCGATTTCGAACGGCTTGCCTATGCGGTCGGGAAAGTCGGGCCCGCGGCGGTGTTCACCAACGATGCGGGCCAGTTCGCGACGGCGCTGACCGCGGTCCTTCCTCCGGACATGGAAATCATCGCGACCTCGGGCACCATTCCCGGCCGCACCGTCACGCCGCTGGCGGAGTTGAAAGCCACCGTGGCCGGACCGGGCATGGCAGCCGCGCGCGATGCGGTGACCGCGGATACGCCGGCGCGGCTCATCTTCACCTCGGGCTCCAGTTCGCTGCCGAAGGCGGTGATCAATACCCACGGCATGCTTGCGTCGAACCAGCAGATGCATGCGCAGGTATGGCGCTTCATGGAAGAAACGCCGCCGGTGATGGCGGATTGGGCGCCGTGGAATCATACCGCCGGGGCCAATGTCGCCCTGGGGGCGGCCGTCTATTTCGGCGGTTCGCTCTATATCGACGACGGCCGTGCAACTCCGAAGGAAATTCGCCGCTCGGTCGAGAATGCGGCGGAGATTCGCCCGACGGTCTATTTCGGGGTTCCGCTGGTCTATCAGCTGATCGCGCCGATCCTGCGCGCGGACCCGGCCTTGCGCGAAGGGTTCTTCGGCAGGCTGCAGATGCTGTTCTATGCCGGCGGCATGATCGCCGACGGCGTGTGGGACGATCTGCGCTCGATGATGGTCGAGACCCGCGGGGACCATGTCTACACCTGCGGCGGCTACGGCGCGACCGAGATGTCCCCCAGCGTATTGCTGAGTTCGTGGGATGCCGGCCGTCCGGGGATCGTCGGCCTGCCCGTGCCCGGGATTACACTGAAATTGACCCCCATCGGCGAAAAACTCGAAGCGCGTGTGAAGGGCCCATCGGTGACGCCGGGATATTGGCGGAGCGAAGAGGCGACGACCAAAGCTTATGACGAAGAGCGCTGGTACTGCACCGGCGACGCGGTACGCTTCGTCGATCCCGATCACCCGCTCGAGGGCATGCTCTACGATGGTCGATTGTCCGAGAACTTCAAACTGAGCACCGGAACCTGGGTGGCGGTCGCAAATCTGCGCACGCAGGCAGTGAAGTACTTCGAGCCGCTGGTGGGCGACGCGGTGGTTGTCGGCCAGGGCGAAAGCGAGATCGGTCTGGTGCTGTTCCCGATCCTGGAGGCCGGACGCAGAATCGCCGGATGCGAGGAGGCCGAAAGTCTGCCGGAATTGCTGGCGATGCCCAGCTTCCAGGATGAAATCCAGCGCCGCCTTGAAGCATTGAGCATGACCGGCAGTTCTGCGACGACCCGGGTGACTCGTGCCGTTCTGGTGGCTGAGCCGCCCTCCGGCGTCGAGATCACCGATAAGAACACGCTGAGTTTCAATGCCGTGATG